In Silene latifolia isolate original U9 population chromosome X, ASM4854445v1, whole genome shotgun sequence, the following proteins share a genomic window:
- the LOC141622955 gene encoding fasciclin-like arabinogalactan protein 4 codes for MEVLPKPTQISHFTPIYVFLLFFFHLHYPIYSLNITQILSNYPNLSKFTALLTATGISNDINNLTNVTILAVPNTYLPPTSPSSLPDVIRCHVLLQYLTWPDLREPHPTLIPTLLKPLNVTFNDSTDAVSFHVANNNSSSSNVLTFVETVPFRVSVLTVDSLLNPTGFDLTASNMPAPSEVKVNITDALINGHNFNVAASMITASGVVSEFERDEDGAGITFFVPTDVAFANLPPRVELQALPADKKYLVLKFHVLHSYYPLGSLELIVNPAQPTLATEANGAGSFTLGISRVNGSVLINTGVSQAVVTQTVFDQKPVAIFGVSNVLLPKEIFGKGGEVDLGGGNKPVHTAQPPDIGTEPESRPYVEVGGPSHAPLVSAAAAAECGQGGDVGRWVVILSCIAALLCVL; via the coding sequence ATGGAAGTTCTTCCAAAACCAACCCAAATTTCCCATTTTACCCCTATTTACGTCTTCCTTCTCTTCTTTTTTCACCTACATTACCCAATTTACTCCCTTAACATTACCCAAATCCTCTCAAATTACCCCAATCTCTCAAAATTCACCGCCTTATTAACCGCCACCGGAATCTCCAACGACATTAACAACCTTACCAACGTCACCATCCTCGCTGTCCCAAACACCTACCTACCTCCTACGTCACCCTCCTCCCTACCTGACGTCATCCGATGTCACGTGCTCCTTCAGTACCTCACGTGGCCTGATCTCCGCGAGCCCCACCCTACACTAATCCCCACACTTCTGAAGCCACTCAATGTCACTTTCAACGATTCAACCGACGCCGTTTCATTCCACGTGGCGAATAACAATTCGTCGTCGTCGAATGTTCTTACCTTCGTCGAAACGGTACCGTTTCGTGTTTCGGTTTTGACGGTTGATTCATTGTTAAATCCGACCGGGTTCGATTTAACGGCGTCAAATATGCCGGCTCCGTCGGAGGTGAAGGTTAATATTACTGACGCGTTAATTAACGGTCATAATTTTAATGTGGCGGCGTCGATGATAACGGCGTCAGGGGTAGTTTCGGAATTTGAGCGTGACGAGGATGGAGCTGGAATTACATTTTTTGTCCCTACTGACGTGGCATTTGCGAATCTTCCGCCACGTGTAGAGCTACAAGCTCTTCCGGCGGATAAAAAATACCTGGTGCTAAAATTCCACGTGTTACACTCGTATTATCCGCTGGGTTCACTAGAGTTGATAGTGAACCCGGCTCAGCCTACATTAGCTACTGAGGCTAATGGGGCGGGTAGTTTTACATTGGGTATTTCGCGGGTTAATGGGTCGGTGTTGATTAATACGGGGGTCAGTCAGGCGGTGGTGACGCAGACGGTGTTTGATCAGAAACCGGTTGCGATATTTGGGGTGTCTAATGTGTTGTTGCCGAAGGAGATATTTGGGAAGGGTGGTGAGGTGGATTTAGGAGGCGGAAATAAGCCGGTTCATACGGCCCAGCCTCCTGATATTGGGACTGAACCAGAGAGTAGACCGTATGTTGAGGTTGGTGGGCCATCACATGCTCCACTTGTCAGTGCAGCGGCTGCAGCCGAGTGTGGGCAAGGCGGCGATGTTGGACGTTGGGTGGTGATTTTATCTTGTATAGCGGCATTGTTGTGTGTATTATAG